agatatcgaaaaggagcacataagaaacactcaatagctctattatttgtggtaccttttgccttgttcatatccgttgctacctttaatacttgtttcctttcatccttgtttcctctcttgtttatcacaactggtgatagaaacacgtataggccagcaactaggacaagtgctctggacatttattcaatattgctgtctgtcactgacttgtgtgccacatatatatatttattctttttcgtgcctcccaagctccacatatacttcagatcggtatagaaaaagacccttgcaatctcggtaccactgcctcacaggtatcacgaactagcCGCCGATTGTACCGCCACtgtttgcgttggtaagaactttgtaagagcttggtaagacgcttccacttgttgtgaaaagtgacaccactgcaaccacgtagtcatttggtagggataactttcaccgtttgttccttgtttttgtgtttacaatgataggttgttcgtatccaccgacttatgatggtataggtgctgatgagtacatggagtgggaaattgccatcgataacatatttgctactcgctttatgtgtccaaggagaaaggtaaaaaatgcagctagtgttttgctacattatgctttatcttggtgggagtctttagatccttctgataagcctcaaacttggaatgatatgaaacttcttatgcgagaaacctttgttaatccacctcctgtttggacttcatatgatgaggtgcaccatttagaggaagagtctgttattattcctcctactatgcctaaccttttgcaggacaatgtagaaaagagcaaggatgacgtgactagaaaatgagaagctcacagcctcatgtgaaaatttagaaccatcaactattaccccttgCTGAACgtaagagcaaaggtaatgcccatgatgctaaactcacagaaggtgagagttctcttgatgtgctgaatttttccaccaatcatgctatgatagagcaaattttagtggagcattcgcttgatttacctttgtcacaagatgatttgcttgatgtttcttatgacaaagatgacttgcatgatgatatttatgttatacccatgcaatcattgaagaatgatcatgctacatgtgtgctgaaaatgagcacttgtgctgaaaatagacttgttattcataatgctagtgaagttgatgagctgaaattattgtcttctttaaatactttgggttacattgaatttgatgttccgtgtaatcttagttctttagaggagaaactttatgcatatgctgatttgccatggttctctagacatacatatcattttattggaaaatataattgtaaaggagagtatatggtgcatcgtgtctatatttgttcaaatctgaaatctccttatattgtgcaaaagtatgatcaaccaaaggattgcaattgctataatcttgtcatgtcaagttcccctagttttgttataaagaaacatgttaaatttcaagaaggggagcaatgttggctactatcgacaacttgtccaccagctaagctcaaaccgaggacggtttgttgtcaataaggggaggatgatgaggacatggcaccttcggatatgaacaatgattataaggtgccctcgttcctatatttgcatagtggctttagttataattcacttggttccacatgtacatgtcactatttgattgtaggttcaaatgtgtttcataatggaagttcatcaaagttgaactttcggttcgtcggcagcccgacagtgccttattgggaaggccataactcatccatccggagtgcgatcgaggtcaatgagcacttgatggaaagcttgtttgataagctttcaaatagatctggttcgatctcaatatcacgtcggcaaggcctccaaatcaccaatatattctgtcattGTTTCtgttgggagctacactgtcgttatgggcttgttattcatccttgggaccctggcccaagtgagagcacaccccaaggacttggagaacccaccaagaaagcccttggacatcctcctccttggccaccaccttaggaggccagcaaggacgtccaagccaagccagaggcccagtccaatccgagttcgagtctgcctcggccatcaggaccagtctgcagtaaaacggacgtccaggacgcatccgaactccgttttcgatgatccacatatggatggaaagataatttgataaggaagccaatccaagtggtttcatatcaaaagctcttcggaatcaacgggaatcatcaaaacaagtcagcgtccagaatctgtcagggtgttgcgacaccttcttttgggccgttgggccttgtaacgtgttgggacacctttaggacgtgaagagggatccttggacgttccttaggctatataatcagtagccaccacctactttagggtttgggttttgcttagattattctgtcaagaaacagtttcagccgttcttcggtttgtgagaccccaactcgtgagattaatcattcatctgcaatttggttgcgttctttcttgttcttgcttgtgttcttcgttgcgcaggcagggattagccttcttggcgaggtcaacctggtccgtgacttggttgataaccagaggagttatggtgctaagattgcagggttcgatctttcgatctgaagccggatcggtgtgtcattttCCGCCACAATAATAGTTACCAGTatctgatggaagatcgggatccccgtccccattacaGTACTCCGGCGGCCTCAACTTCAGGTTGTAGGTGGAGGCCATGCTCATGCAGTAGGCACCTGCGTCATGAACAACCAGTCCAGCTCCCTACAAGGACAATATGTCAGAAGGAAACAGAGGAGACACTAGTCATCAAATAAAACATAATATAATGGCTTTGAAAAAGACCTCATCAGGCGTTGGAAGTTCCCTATCTTTTCCAAGAAAATCTGCGGACTCACAAACTGGTCCAACAATATCGAAGGTCGCTACTTCGGCACCAGGAGTGGGGGGAGAGACCAGTTCGATATGCTGCCACATGAGTAACAAGAGCTGAAATAACTTTCTTCACATGATATTTTTTGTTTATTCGGTTAACATGATTTTCTATGCATTTCAATGAAAAATGAAACCTAAACATAAATGCTTCATCAAGTTGCTGCAATCATAGTGCTTCATTAAGTTGCTGCAATCCCTGAGTGATGCATAGTTGACTAAGTGCCCGCCTAAAAGAGATTCAGCAGTGGAAACAACAATCATAAAATAAATCTATGGCAAGAATGAGATGTATTAGTATCGTATCATTCCAAAACTAAGACTAAATCCTTTACTCTCAGCACATTACCTAAATATTTAATCTACTGTGTGGTGTCTAGGTGATGCTGAGAACATAGGTGTGTAGTTGAACTTTCTGAGCCTTCACCAGTAAATTAcccatatactccctccgtatcgTAATTAGATGACGTTCCGGAGGCCAGGCCGTTTGCGGCAAAAGATGACGTTCACGGTACCGAGGGCAACTTTGGACGCGATTACCCCTAGTCAGGCACGCGCGCCGCCCGTTCGCATGGCCGCCCGTTCGCATGGCTCGTCATTAATCGCGGACTCCTCGACTGAAGAGATCGCTGCGGTCGCCCCCCGNNNNNNNNNNNNNNNNNNNNNNNNNNNNNNNNNNNNNNNNNNNNNNNNNNNNNNNNNNNNNNNNNNNNNNNNNNNNNNNNNNNNNNNNNNNNNNNNNNNNCGCTTTCCTTTCAAGGTGGAACGTGCTTCTCCCCCCGTGGTCCTGTGCTTGTGGGCGTGTTTTTCATCCTGGGGGCTAGCCCATGGGGCTAAAAACATGCACGGTCCATTGAAATGGCAGAGTGGTAGGGGTGATAGCAGATCCGGCATGATGCGAGAAGGAAACAAGGGGTCGACATTAGTTCTCTTTCTGTTCGCTCCTCTGGATCTAAACAAACGGGTTTCCCTTTTCCTCTTAGGCTCGCGCGCAGGTGTCTGGCCTCGCCTAGGAGCTGGTCCGTtggtgtaacacccttggtgttacaccataaatcatttactaaaacatgttatgagcatcatgtttatgtgttaatgcaagtGATAAAGTATGTAGATCAATTTTTGTAACTCGAAATGATCAACTAAAATGCGGagcgaaagttgattcgatagtcatgttatatcactttagggtttaaaaccaatttttattaagcaaaaatgctatagaacatgtatgtgatacttaaataaagtttgaagtacaaactttgtagatgacaatgaaatacttgcggatgaaaaatgatattactagctaatatttccactagcttagaaatcacaaatggaaaataaattcagctaaaaaacttagaaattttcaagtctgccaacagttagacactgctatatttggcaatttattgtgagagattgggttaaggtgtggtgtagtgttatagctcgagtTAGTAGTCTCATataccatcttgagcatggtgaagctgGTTTGGCTCCTAGAGCAACCATCTGGTCGCGTTGaaggctttaaaattcgtgcgtgtCATGGTTTCGGGCTGGTTGGCCGTGTGGTCGCGATCACCGTGCTCGGGCGCTCAGCGTCGCTGCATTGGTTGCGCATGTGTGTCGCGCGCTGTTGCGTGCGGTCGGTCGTGGCCGCTCTGGCCTAGTCAGGTCTCGCCTATCGATGGCCCCACCACTACTGCTGCCAACTTCCCCGCACGCGCCATGACGGAGATGCTGCCGGTGCCATCAACACACATCACGATGCTGCCGCTACCGATGCCACTACAATGCTATGCTGCTGTCGCTTGCCTTGTCCTAGTTCGCACATGGGCTGTCCCTGCGCTGACGTCTCACCTTAATGGCGCTACGGCTGTGCCCCCACCTGCCCCCATGCGCACACGTGGTTTGGCCGCAGTGTCGTGTAGCAGGTGCACAGACGCCACCCTAAGTCTAGTCAGCCACATCCTGCCAAGGCGTGGACGAGCTGAACCCATTGTCGcgctcgtctctctctctctccctctgcttTCCACCACCGTCAGGTCGCGTCATGGTGAAGCTAGAGAACGAGCAtatctcatcaattcctcatgctcgcGTCTCCACCTTCAAGCCCCCTCTCTAGCTGACCCACCCCTCCTTGACTCGCGTCAcgtcaagctccaattttggagctttgctcgccGCCGTGCCGTTAAGGACTGTTGTCACCAGCGTCATGGCCAGTCTCCACCACTTCATCCCACACcaattcctctacaccactagctaGCCTTGCCCCCCCCTTCATCGTGGCATACTAGTCATAGCTCTAGTGCCTTTGTGGTCCACCATTCACTTCACAGCACGCACGTGGCTAGCCTCGCTCAGGTCGTCTTTGGGCGAGCCAGCTTCTTGGTAAGATCACTGGTGAGTGGTTGTTGCTCACTCGCTACCCCTACCACCTTGTTGCTGCTGCGGTTCACCTAAACACCGTCGACATTGCCGTAGGATGCCCACCGTTGTGGGGAGGTCCCTCTACGATGTCCCGACTCATGCAACCGCCGCCCATCGTCTCgcgtcgaaccctaggtgagcgttggGCTCGTAGATAGGTCAGCGGGGGTCTTGTGTGGCCGGCGTaagcgccagtgccaccgctTGCCGTGCCAGAGCATGCGGGGATGGCCGAGGACCTTGTCGTTGTAAAGAGAAGAAATATCTGAGGGTTCCATTGCAAAGTCGCTGTTTATAGAAATAGTAATGTAGACTgcgggttgttttgctcatagtctaGGGGCATTTTTGCAATGAGTGCTGCCGCGTGGGGGCTTCCTCACCATGGGCTGCCTCCACGCATGGGCCTCGCCTCGCCTATGGGCCTGTCGTGCGCTCGCGTGCGCGCATTTACGCCAGCGTGAGCCGTGTTTGTCCGAATTGAGTTTAtctttttcgtggagaatagaaatatcttttcattttaattctgatctaaaatttggtaaatcatataaaatcatataggtatccaaaaattgtgaaactaattttgtcagttcctaaaattgtgctcgatctattagtgtatttagttcatatatatacttgttgatactaggagctattaaatcatttgagagtgcttaatattattaggttaaatattgtaggaatttttgtggcaaaatggtgatagctttagctttgaaaattttacagtagcttcatggtattattatgtgctcactataatttttgtaactttagaatagacttaaataagggtagttaaatgctctttgtttcaaatatacaataagtcattagtagaaatagagatatatccttcgtttgtaaagctaggtgtttgttagttgaatccaacactttatattgaaactacatgcatagatatacctacccaggagtcctactagcataggtcgagtagctgctatgcttaggttatcgatagcgtgagtaacctgccgttactcacaataggtgattattattatcactctcatgataaaatggtgaaaagaaatggaGACCAGAACAGGGATATGGTACAGGTATTGGTAGGGTGTAAGACATTGTGTTccatggccaacggggcatagcttggttacattgttttccttgtccatgtcggttaaggaccggccattgcattggattctagtcaggtcacagacttattatccagagcacatacttgtttatgggagtagggaaggctcgttgctctcttatcatgggttctagctcttttcggaccgactgattggaggtggtgatggtggaggtctaagcaccacactgagttcgggactcgggagtgggggcttggagtccaagtttggacaggggacctggaccccttgataggagagtggtgggttggttctacttgtgcctagggtacaagcagggcgtgtgtttcgaggtacccagctcggctatattgattcatgaatcgccgtgtaatacagtatgacttgtctatgatctagcaccgtagtaagaactggaagatgaaagatggtgaaatggatctaattgctcaactcttgcttgaaagtagaacatgtgcttacatagaatggttagcaaaTGAACTAATCAtactgctaataaaacacctaCATAAGGATTcaactactagtattgcttttcgcaaaaaaaaggaaacccagcaaaccataaagcctatcatatcctttggagtcgggaaattattcccactagttagggtaagtcttgcgagtacattgtgtacttagggtttatttacccctcttgcaggtgcagcttgaggagtagctattgtgtggaggattcttctggtgggcacagacggatccttgtatcttatcgttagattgtttattttaattccattgtttaaattttgcactctgaacttggtattgtaataatgtatttctgagaactcttgttgtatgaaatggactaagtattgtaaactcattctcattattggatcctagaggaaacaCATGGAtggtttgagttctcccttggggtgtgctcgacggaaccgtctGGTGCaacttgctttcggggtgcttagtgtctggtggaagatgagcgcctccgaatgtgtgttattttggatggttctaccataggtggtaccagagccaataatgacttatgagtttaaaaactcttttcaaaacctaaaatttgaccaacaaaagctttgcaaaaagtaggatgcgataatattatgtaaataagtataagccctaacaatatggtctatctaggatagcggcactagttttatctaatcaagtttctataggtacactaacttacgctgtgtaagaatcatttagcaagagaaaagtgagtgtgcgatgtgccaatttttttgcgaatgccgctatattctggcttgagtgaacgggtaggtcgatgcatgcatcatgaaaagagaatcttgcttaaactaaatccCCCCACACATATAATTTTGGTTAGTGAATTATTCTAATAACTAAAAAGAATGCTTTGTCAAAaagccttatcatttctctaatctcttatTCCTGATCTGGAGGTGCTgtccctaatggtgggttcctatctgtttatagTTGAACCTGAGATCTGGTTATGGGAGCACCAGTACTGGGAtgggccatggtcttggtgaagaccagggcAAAAATGGTCACGGTGAGGATAATGGCCACAACAATGGGGacagccacgaggccccacttctggctcctcctcctccaccaccaccacctccaatgACCCATACGGAGATTATGGTGGAAATGCTAGCTGCTCTGCGTGAGTCAGCCCATGCCTTTGAGATGCTAGCCCAGGCGATTGGTGGCTTCATCTGGGGGGGccacgaaggcaatggcgggaacaggggtggtgcccgcggtcctgaggggccctgttcttactaggatttcttgaagacgcacccacccacattcatgtcgactgctgagcctctggatgtagagcattggcttcgtattctggagcaaaagtttcaGCTGCTCACTATGACTGAAGAGAAGAAGGTGTGCTTCATTGCACAGCAACTATTGGGTTCtgccagtgcatggtgggacacgttcAATGCCTTGCAGCTGGTTGATCGccgtgtgacttggcaggagtttaccgctactttcagagagtactacattcctaCTGGTGTGTTGAATAGGAAGTTGATGGAGTTTGTGGACCTGAAGCAAGGAAGCATGTttgtgatggattatgtgaacaagttcaaccatctgtcACAGCATGCTAGGATCCATgttgatactgatgagaagaagaggaaccgtttctatcgtggcctctcttgcagtCTGTAGAAGGAGCTATACATAGGGAACTatcagacttttggtgctatgatgaatgctgaTATTTCCATGGAaggacttcagcgtgactctcaggctgagtggaagcacaAGCGAGTGATCTTtggatcttctagtcacccctaggCTCAGAAGGTGCAGGTTGTCAGGCGGATGTCCTATCCCTCTCCGGGTGGATAGTCATTCTGTTAGCCTCAGTAGAcctaccaggcacctcccaccCAGTATCGTGCACCTACTTAGCAGGTGCAACAATAGCCTCAGGGACAACAAGTTCCACCTAGTCAGGGGCAGGGGAACAAGatgggtgcttgtttcaagtgtggcaaggagggccactatgctcagGAGTGTCCACAGAACCAGCCTGCGCAGTCTTCCTAGCCTTTCAGCCAACTCCCGTCTGGTCAAGAGGacaattatcaagaagaaggtgcccgtaagccgctctggacaagtcaacttcactgaggcCGAGGAGATCTTGCAAAGTGAacctgtgatggctggtatgtttaccattgattcccacccagcatatgtgttgtttgattatggtgcatcacattcattcatgagcatggggtttgcatagAGGcataatatatctcttatggctattcatAATTCCTATAGAATCAGTACCCTAGGTGCATAGTTGTGTGTTAGTACTCGGACGGACATAgtcagattagtgctagccactcacacttaccgcctctagttcatggtgctacctgggcaaggcatagatgcaattttgggcatgaactggttgtgagtttatggggtagtcttggaccttaagcagagagttgttgagttatggaTTTCCTTCttcgaggataggatgtctcttcttatgccctcagatccagcCTTACCAGTTATTGCTCATGTTGATGCTTCTcctaatcttgcctctattcctatggtctatgaGTTCCCTGATGTCTTTCCTAAATATCTACCTGGGTTACTaccggatagagatgtggagtttttcattgagttagaacctagcactgctcctatttcacggcgttcctaccgcatggctcctaaagaactagcagaaatgaagaagcagttagaggaattattagagaagggctttatccatcctagttcttcaccatagggttgtctagctatttttgtgaagaagaaggacggtactctatggatgtgtgtgaattaccgccctctcaatgtggtgaccattaagaacaagtatcctttacctcatattgatactttgttcgatcagttggctggtgcaaaagtgttttcaaagattgatcttcgttctaggtatcatcaaattaagattggCCACAAGATAtatcaaagacaactttctctactaggtatggattgtatgaatacctagtcatgtcttttggtctcaccaatgctcttgcatttttcatgtatctcaagaattcagtcttcatgccagagttggataagtttgtagtggtgttcattgatgatattttgatatactctaaaaacaatgaagagcatgcataaCATCTTTAGATAGTACtaactcgattaagggaacacaagttgtatgacAAATTCAACAAGTGTGAGTTTTTGTTGGattgagtgtagtttttgggacatgttctgacacctagAGGTATCTCTATAGATCCAATTAAGGTGTAAGATGTGTTAATTTGGAAGTCTCtgaagtcagtgcatcagatccgtcagttccttagtcttgctggttattatcagcgcttcattcctgacttctccaaaatagcccaactaatgaccaagttgctctagaaagatgtcaagtttgcatgaagtccagcttgtgaagaagctttccaagccctgaaggaatttcttacctctgctccagttcttgcccaaccagatattgacaggccatttgatgtgtattgtgatgcctcaaggactaTATTAGGATgcatgcttatgcaggatgggcgtgtgatagcttatgcttcactgccagctgaaaaagcacgaggtgaattatctcacccatgatttagagctggctgctgtggtgcatgctctaaaaatttagaggcattatttgttgggaaataaagtgcatatttatatggatcacaagagcctcaaatatattttcactcagtccgagctaaacatgaggcaacggagatggttggagctaatcaatgattataatttggaggttcattaccatcttggaaaagctaatgtggtagctgatgctttgagccacaagtcgtatcaagttgaagaagcacctttgtctctcaaccatgctgaggtgctagcccatattgctctagtcttgggtttacttgagcaaattatcatagagcaaaggcaagatgttttgaAAATCCAGCATATCAAggagttaattgccgaagggcgtggtccacaatttagtattgatgatcaaggtgtagtgaggttcaagaacagattggttATTCCATCAAGTGATGAGTtaaaagaaagattttggatgaagctcatcattccaagttgtccatccatccaggaagtaacaagatgtaccatgatttgagccacttgtattggtggtcaaatatgaagcaTGATATCACCAAGTACATCGTAGAATGcgacacttgtggaagagttaaggcagacTATATGTGTACATCGGGATTTTTGCAGCCCTTgtctatccctgtttggaaatggaaGGATATTTCCAtgaactttgttgtgggtttgccccgcacggcaaaggggtatgactctatttgggtcattgtggatcacctTACTAAGTCCACTCATTTTCTCCCGGTAGATACcagatattcagccaagaagtatgccaagttgtattttgaccggattgtgaTTCTGCATGGAGTTTCtcttactatcgtctctgatagagggtcagtctttgtctctcatttttgggagcaactccaggaatgtcttggtactagtctccttagaagttcagcttatcatccacaaactgacggaccaaacagaaagggtaaaccaggtatttgaggatatgttgagagcttgtgccatttcttttcctaaaaagtgggatgaatgcttgactctagctgagttttcttataacaatagctatcaagaaagcattcgtatggcacctttgaggccctgtatggcaagaaatgtagagcacctcttaactaggttgaggtgggtgatcgtggatattttgggcctaattttatcaaagaagctcgagagcaagtcagtattattcaaagccatttgaaggcagctcaaagtccatcagaaaacttatgtggacaagcaaagaaggcccttgcaatttgaagttggtgatcatgtgtatctcaaagtgtcacccatgagaggggtgcatcgattTGGTGTCTATGGgaagctagcccctcgctatgttggaccttagAAGATTTTGGCCCGGTGTGGTTCTGCTGCCTACCATATCCAGCTCCtagatattttgtcagcagtgcataatatcttccatgttttccagttaaagaaatgtttgcgggtccccgatgaagcggtggaaattaaaggacttcctctctagcccgacttgtcttatattgagcatcatgTTAAAATCtaagatgaaaaagaaagagtgactagaaacaatgtggtgaagttttataaagttcagtggtaaaatcactcggaggacgaatcaacatgggagcaagaaagctatatcttgaagcattatccccaccttctttctagttcatcGAGATACTTGTTTAAATTAGAaattatttcttatctcttttcccacactaggcacatgaaatctcaggatgagattttgtttaagggtggtagatttataacaccctcggtgttacaccataaatcatttactaaaatatgtcatgagcatcatgtttatgtgttaatgcaagtgataaagtgtgtagatcaatttctataactcgaaacgatcaactaaaatgcggagcgaaagttgattcgatagtcatgttatatcacttagggtttaaaagcaatttttattaagcaaaaatgctatagaacatgtgtgtgatacttaaataaagtttaaagtacaaactttgtagatgacaatgaaatacttg
The sequence above is drawn from the Miscanthus floridulus cultivar M001 chromosome 15, ASM1932011v1, whole genome shotgun sequence genome and encodes:
- the LOC136507207 gene encoding probable diaminopimelate decarboxylase, chloroplastic translates to MWQHIELVSPPTPGAEVATFDIVGPVCESADFLGKDRELPTPDEGAGLVVHDAGAYCMSMASTYNLKLRPPEYCNGDGDPDLPSDTDGYLSMDGGAWFFSGLLIAVEKVQEDGSIVKIRHEEQLDDYMKFFDGLPA